From Vallitalea longa, one genomic window encodes:
- the rplK gene encoding 50S ribosomal protein L11 produces the protein MAKKVTGMIKLQIPAGKATPAPPVGPALGQHGVNIMQFTKEFNAKTADQAGMIIPVVITVYQDRSFSFITKTPPAAILLKKACKIDSGSGVPNKTKVATISKDEVKKIAELKMKDLNASSIESAMSMIAGTARSMGIVVEE, from the coding sequence ATGGCTAAGAAAGTTACAGGAATGATAAAATTACAAATTCCAGCTGGTAAAGCTACACCAGCACCACCAGTAGGTCCAGCACTAGGACAACATGGTGTCAACATAATGCAATTTACAAAAGAATTCAATGCTAAAACAGCTGATCAAGCAGGAATGATTATTCCAGTAGTAATTACTGTATATCAAGATAGAAGTTTTAGTTTTATCACTAAGACTCCACCAGCAGCTATATTACTTAAAAAAGCTTGTAAAATTGACTCTGGTTCAGGAGTTCCAAATAAAACAAAAGTAGCTACAATTTCTAAAGATGAAGTTAAGAAAATTGCAGAACTTAAAATGAAAGACTTGAATGCAAGTTCTATTGAATCTGCAATGAGTATGATTGCAGGAACTGCAAGAAGCATGGGAATTGTTGTAGAAGAATAG
- the nusG gene encoding transcription termination/antitermination protein NusG, producing MAEEAKWFVVHTYSGYENKVKANIEKLVDNRKLHDQILEVIVPLYKVVEEKNGNKKEVEKKTFPGYVIIKMVMNDDTWYVVRNTRGVTGFVGPGSKPVPLSEEEIKNMGIDIEVVNIEVAVGDSVKVTEGPFEGSVGVVKEIHEHKRTVIVNLSIFGRETPVELDFTKMEKI from the coding sequence ATGGCAGAAGAAGCTAAATGGTTTGTTGTTCATACTTATTCAGGGTATGAGAACAAAGTTAAGGCTAATATTGAAAAATTAGTAGATAACAGAAAATTACATGACCAAATATTAGAGGTAATAGTACCACTATACAAAGTTGTAGAAGAGAAAAATGGAAATAAAAAAGAAGTTGAGAAAAAAACATTTCCAGGATACGTTATCATTAAAATGGTTATGAATGACGATACTTGGTACGTTGTAAGAAATACAAGAGGTGTTACTGGATTCGTAGGACCTGGGTCAAAACCTGTACCTTTATCTGAAGAAGAAATTAAGAATATGGGTATTGATATTGAGGTCGTTAACATTGAGGTAGCTGTAGGCGATTCCGTTAAAGTTACTGAAGGACCATTTGAAGGGTCTGTCGGAGTTGTTAAGGAAATTCATGAGCATAAACGTACCGTAATAGTTAATCTTTCAATATTTGGTAGAGAAACACCAGTAGAATTAGACTTTACGAAAATGGAAAAAATTTAA
- the secE gene encoding preprotein translocase subunit SecE, whose protein sequence is MGDAKVVKKKSFFKGLKGEFRKIVWPDRTTLAKQTVTVIFVSLLVGAMITVIDLLFQAGVGYIY, encoded by the coding sequence ATGGGTGACGCAAAAGTTGTTAAAAAGAAGAGTTTTTTCAAAGGGTTAAAAGGTGAATTCAGAAAAATAGTTTGGCCTGACAGAACAACATTAGCAAAACAAACAGTTACTGTAATATTTGTTTCCTTATTGGTTGGAGCTATGATTACTGTAATAGACCTATTGTTTCAAGCAGGAGTAGGGTATATTTATTAG
- the rpmG gene encoding 50S ribosomal protein L33, producing the protein MRVKITLECTECKQRNYNTTKEKRLHPERQETKKYCRFCRKHTLHKETK; encoded by the coding sequence GTGCGTGTCAAAATAACTTTAGAATGTACTGAATGCAAGCAAAGAAATTACAACACAACAAAAGAGAAAAGATTACATCCAGAAAGACAAGAAACAAAAAAATACTGTAGATTCTGTAGAAAGCATACTCTTCATAAAGAGACTAAATAA
- the flgN gene encoding flagellar export chaperone FlgN, producing MSSINTYLNILIDSLDEKSDVLKKIYEVTKKQNEYVNQEKIELEDFNVFITEKQQYIDALEILDSGFQSTFERISEELKQNTNLYKDKIKLLKDKITSVSEIGIEIQVLEEKNKIMIEDHFNNKKRKIKTFKKSKKTATNYYKNMNNSFKEQSYFLDKKK from the coding sequence ATGTCTAGTATTAACACCTATCTTAATATCCTTATAGATTCGTTGGATGAAAAGTCTGACGTTCTTAAAAAGATTTATGAAGTGACTAAGAAACAAAATGAATATGTTAACCAAGAAAAAATTGAATTAGAAGATTTTAACGTATTTATAACAGAGAAACAACAATATATTGATGCTCTAGAAATACTTGATTCTGGATTTCAATCAACATTTGAAAGAATATCAGAAGAACTTAAGCAAAATACTAATCTATATAAAGATAAAATAAAATTACTAAAGGATAAAATAACCAGTGTTTCAGAAATAGGTATTGAAATACAAGTTCTCGAAGAAAAAAATAAAATCATGATAGAAGATCATTTTAATAATAAGAAAAGAAAAATAAAGACTTTCAAGAAAAGCAAAAAGACGGCAACTAATTATTATAAGAATATGAATAACTCTTTTAAGGAACAATCATATTTTTTAGATAAGAAAAAATAG
- a CDS encoding YjfB family protein — translation MDIAALSTSLSQGKIMSQVNISLSKMGMDLAKEQGQALTKLMESSVNPNIGANIDIKL, via the coding sequence ATGGATATAGCAGCACTATCAACATCTTTGTCACAAGGTAAAATAATGTCTCAGGTTAACATATCATTATCAAAAATGGGAATGGATCTAGCAAAAGAACAGGGACAAGCTTTAACTAAACTAATGGAATCGTCAGTTAATCCAAATATAGGAGCTAATATAGATATTAAACTATAA
- the fliS gene encoding flagellar export chaperone FliS gives MIANNGYNKYQNNAILTASPQELTLMLYNGAIKFCNQAIEAIDDKEMEKTHNYITRVEDIIQEFIITLDDKYPVSKNFKTMYNYINERLIEANVNKDKEVLEEVLGLLRELRDTWKEAMKLAKIPKNKSTNNITE, from the coding sequence ATGATAGCTAATAATGGATATAACAAATACCAAAACAATGCTATACTAACAGCTTCTCCACAAGAACTTACACTGATGCTTTATAATGGAGCGATTAAATTTTGTAACCAAGCTATAGAGGCTATAGATGATAAAGAAATGGAAAAAACTCATAATTATATAACTAGAGTAGAAGATATCATACAAGAATTCATAATCACACTAGATGACAAATATCCAGTTTCCAAAAACTTTAAAACAATGTATAATTATATCAACGAAAGACTCATAGAAGCAAATGTAAACAAAGATAAGGAAGTACTCGAAGAAGTGCTAGGACTCCTAAGAGAATTACGTGATACATGGAAAGAAGCTATGAAACTTGCAAAGATTCCTAAGAATAAGAGCACAAATAACATAACAGAATAA
- the fliD gene encoding flagellar filament capping protein FliD — translation MGIQFSGLASGLDTDNIIKELMKAERLKVDRVKKDKTKLEWKKDIWKDMNAKVYSFYTKSVFDLKSKGTFCKKNALSSNEGIISAKAGISAVEGTHTIKINRLARGSFLTGNEITTDKNSEDITSSTKAGDLIDFGTDTTKVITISLDNGKTTKDIEISANNTISEITDKIKKEQDNINISFDNNFNRLMMSTKDQGQEQQIIVSGDDELLSALGLQDAEGGKPSTRIGTNGQDAEFVYNGTTLTSNSNEVNINGLTLALKDEGVSANITVNQDTDAIYNKVKDFVNEYNEILLEMNIKVNADRAKGYEPLTQEEKKAMSDDDIKLWEDKIKNSLLRRDDILSGLKDSMRNILGTSSGVDTSDFKYDFLSDLGIVTGDYSERGLLHINGDEDDPLYAAKTNTLKEAIEEDPEKVAELLNAVGRELHSVMQDKMKGSGVSSALTFYNDKEMDNRIDEYADRIEELEDKLTVIEQRYYQQFTAMEKAIQAMNSQSASLVSMLGGGSQ, via the coding sequence ATGGGAATACAATTTTCAGGATTAGCTTCTGGGCTAGATACAGATAATATTATAAAAGAGCTTATGAAAGCTGAAAGATTAAAAGTCGATAGGGTTAAAAAAGATAAAACAAAACTTGAATGGAAAAAAGATATATGGAAAGATATGAATGCTAAGGTGTATTCTTTCTATACTAAATCTGTTTTTGACTTAAAATCTAAAGGAACTTTTTGTAAAAAGAATGCGTTATCATCTAATGAAGGTATTATATCAGCAAAAGCTGGTATTTCAGCAGTAGAAGGAACCCATACAATAAAGATTAATCGTCTAGCTAGAGGGTCTTTTCTAACAGGTAATGAGATAACAACAGATAAAAATAGTGAGGATATTACATCTTCAACGAAAGCCGGAGATCTAATTGATTTCGGAACTGATACCACAAAAGTAATAACAATTAGTCTTGATAATGGTAAGACAACGAAGGATATAGAAATATCAGCTAATAATACAATTTCTGAAATAACAGACAAGATAAAGAAGGAACAAGATAATATTAATATATCATTTGACAATAATTTTAATAGGTTAATGATGTCAACAAAAGATCAGGGACAAGAGCAACAAATTATAGTAAGTGGTGATGATGAATTATTGTCTGCACTAGGATTACAGGATGCAGAAGGTGGAAAACCTTCGACAAGAATAGGGACTAATGGGCAGGATGCAGAATTTGTATATAATGGTACAACTTTAACTTCAAATAGCAATGAGGTTAATATAAATGGTCTCACATTAGCGTTAAAAGATGAAGGGGTATCTGCCAATATAACAGTTAACCAGGATACAGACGCTATATACAATAAAGTTAAAGATTTTGTGAATGAGTATAATGAAATACTTTTAGAAATGAATATCAAAGTTAATGCAGATAGAGCAAAAGGATATGAACCTTTAACACAAGAAGAAAAAAAAGCTATGTCAGATGATGATATTAAGCTTTGGGAAGATAAAATTAAGAATTCATTATTAAGACGAGACGATATTCTATCTGGATTAAAAGATTCTATGAGAAATATTTTAGGTACTAGTTCTGGAGTAGATACCAGTGATTTTAAATATGACTTTTTATCTGATTTAGGTATTGTAACGGGTGATTATAGTGAAAGAGGACTTTTACATATCAATGGAGATGAAGATGACCCATTATACGCTGCTAAAACTAATACATTAAAAGAAGCTATAGAAGAAGACCCAGAAAAAGTTGCAGAACTATTAAATGCAGTTGGAAGAGAGCTTCATTCTGTAATGCAAGATAAAATGAAGGGTTCTGGGGTAAGTAGTGCACTAACATTTTATAATGACAAAGAAATGGATAATAGAATTGATGAGTATGCTGATCGTATTGAAGAACTAGAAGATAAATTAACTGTAATAGAGCAAAGATATTACCAACAGTTTACGGCAATGGAAAAAGCAATTCAAGCTATGAATAGCCAAAGTGCATCATTAGTATCAATGTTAGGAGGAGGGTCACAATGA
- a CDS encoding flagellar protein FlaG has product MMIKSNGMELYSSNPQVEVNKKEVVQNLNKTTNSNKTIVEKNIDVEINNQNKDHEVIEAIEKANKKFKTYNRRLEFSIHEKTKQILVKVIDTEDDSVIREIPSEKILDMVAKLWEMSGIFVDEKR; this is encoded by the coding sequence ATGATGATTAAATCAAACGGTATGGAATTATATAGTTCAAATCCTCAAGTTGAGGTAAACAAAAAAGAAGTAGTCCAAAACTTAAACAAGACTACAAATTCTAATAAAACAATAGTAGAAAAAAACATTGATGTAGAAATTAATAATCAAAATAAAGATCATGAAGTAATAGAAGCTATTGAAAAAGCAAATAAAAAATTTAAGACTTATAATAGGAGATTAGAATTCTCTATTCATGAAAAGACTAAACAAATTTTGGTTAAAGTGATTGATACAGAAGACGATAGTGTAATAAGAGAAATTCCATCTGAGAAAATATTAGATATGGTTGCGAAATTATGGGAAATGTCAGGCATATTCGTTGATGAAAAAAGATAA
- a CDS encoding flagellin: protein MIINHNMMAMNTHRQLGINSANGQKSIEKLSSGMRINRAGDDAAGLAISEKMRAQVRGLNQASRNAQDGISLIQTAEGALQESQSILQRMRELAVQSSNDTNVSVDRSEIQKEVDQLSQELTRISDTTEFNTQKLLDGDFQGKFHIGANEGQNVSLSINEMGAEALGVQGKAYEAQEVVGATNIEVTSNTGNALTIEFVSSSDVNNAAVTSTEAKLSDDGSTITITMEQEAGDGTTAGSVTGTTEAKIKAALDAVADEAGITVAVKDSAALGTSNITTAPGNTVLALNEDVEGSKDKGINVSSQPAASSSITTLQSAIEKVSGERSKLGAMQNRLEHTIKNLDTSAENLQASEARVRDVDMAKEMMTFTKNNILQQAAQSMLAQANQAPQGVLQLLR, encoded by the coding sequence ATGATTATAAATCACAATATGATGGCAATGAATACACATCGTCAATTAGGAATTAACAGTGCAAATGGACAAAAATCTATAGAAAAGTTATCATCAGGTATGAGAATTAACAGAGCTGGTGATGATGCAGCAGGACTTGCTATTTCTGAAAAAATGAGAGCACAAGTTAGAGGATTGAATCAAGCTTCTAGAAATGCACAAGATGGTATTTCACTTATTCAAACAGCAGAAGGTGCACTTCAAGAATCTCAATCTATTCTTCAAAGAATGAGAGAATTAGCAGTACAATCTTCAAATGATACTAATGTATCTGTAGACCGTTCAGAAATTCAAAAAGAGGTAGACCAATTATCTCAAGAACTTACAAGAATTTCAGATACTACAGAATTTAACACTCAAAAACTTTTAGATGGAGATTTCCAAGGTAAGTTCCATATCGGAGCTAACGAAGGACAAAATGTTAGTTTATCTATTAATGAAATGGGTGCAGAAGCATTAGGAGTACAAGGAAAAGCTTATGAGGCACAGGAAGTAGTAGGTGCTACAAATATAGAAGTTACAAGTAATACAGGAAATGCTTTAACTATTGAATTTGTTTCATCAAGTGATGTTAATAATGCTGCTGTAACAAGTACAGAAGCAAAATTAAGTGATGATGGTAGTACAATTACTATTACAATGGAGCAAGAAGCAGGTGATGGAACTACTGCAGGAAGTGTAACAGGTACTACTGAAGCAAAAATTAAAGCAGCTTTAGATGCTGTTGCAGATGAAGCTGGAATTACTGTTGCAGTTAAAGACAGTGCTGCTTTAGGTACCTCTAATATAACTACTGCTCCTGGAAATACAGTATTAGCTTTAAATGAAGATGTAGAAGGAAGTAAGGATAAAGGAATTAATGTTTCAAGTCAACCAGCAGCTTCAAGTTCAATTACTACTCTTCAGTCAGCTATAGAAAAAGTTTCTGGTGAAAGATCAAAACTTGGTGCTATGCAGAATAGATTAGAACATACAATCAAAAACTTAGATACATCTGCAGAAAATCTTCAAGCATCTGAAGCAAGAGTTAGAGACGTAGATATGGCTAAAGAAATGATGACATTCACTAAGAACAATATTCTTCAACAAGCTGCGCAATCAATGCTTGCACAAGCAAATCAAGCTCCTCAAGGAGTATTGCAATTATTAAGATAA
- the csrA gene encoding carbon storage regulator CsrA codes for MLALSRKKGEGIIIGDDIELIVIDISKDGVKLGINAPKNVPIHRKEIYLQIQEENKMAVDTNEETAEMLKNMFGKK; via the coding sequence ATGCTAGCATTATCTAGGAAAAAGGGCGAAGGTATTATTATTGGAGATGATATTGAGTTAATTGTTATTGACATATCAAAAGATGGTGTCAAATTGGGGATAAATGCTCCTAAAAATGTTCCTATACATAGAAAAGAGATATATTTGCAGATTCAGGAAGAGAATAAGATGGCTGTGGATACTAATGAAGAGACAGCTGAGATGTTGAAAAATATGTTCGGTAAAAAGTAA
- the fliW gene encoding flagellar assembly protein FliW: MLVETKYFGKIEIDKEQIITFEDGIFGFNQYHEYTILFANDILCWLQSVEDKDIVLPMIVTPLVFPDYSPDVDDELILRIGKLNQEDLVLYNIIVVPEDVEKMTTNLKAPIIINSKSNKGIQVILDSDEYNIKHNLYEHLKESKQKVGE, from the coding sequence GTGTTAGTTGAAACTAAGTATTTTGGAAAGATTGAGATAGATAAGGAACAAATTATTACTTTTGAAGATGGAATCTTTGGATTTAATCAATATCATGAGTATACTATTTTATTTGCTAATGATATTTTATGCTGGCTACAATCTGTGGAGGATAAGGATATTGTGTTGCCAATGATAGTCACACCATTGGTTTTTCCAGATTATAGTCCTGATGTAGATGATGAATTGATTTTACGTATTGGTAAGCTTAATCAGGAGGATTTGGTTTTATACAATATAATCGTAGTACCAGAGGATGTTGAAAAGATGACTACCAATCTGAAAGCACCTATTATCATCAATAGCAAAAGTAATAAAGGAATTCAAGTAATACTAGATAGCGATGAATATAATATCAAGCATAATCTCTATGAACACCTAAAAGAATCAAAACAAAAGGTGGGTGAATAA